The following coding sequences are from one Pseudomonadota bacterium window:
- a CDS encoding TolC family protein, with product MKKILIFYYILIIVFIPSAVCFSANLEELEKRIGLSDDSLILDAELLMGISANDKATADSGLKVSGGVGYGWSREPESLTSSQMIYYEKLFSRLALTIPVLGSRWQEQTGILKTGRTILIHKHAVEIYNKTALASLRKEYIDFWVSGRKLELARAFLKDEGYVTSVLKERIRPGFLLKADFQEFITPFDRARKEVANLKRVMKKACLRMSRLTGLSFDQCFIGSPNLPWPEMDIEKIEERICVYNPEIEILEQIVSKNNEIHKKTVWSGFESSVDLAYAPARTFPGEFGDGASISFNVKAPFDVLASNRAAEKIAELEIRKSRLYIQKIKNEIMADYKEFKLAYHASLENLKYADQRLASAYEWLRETKLRLEYSRGEVFEKYLQARYNYFTTAIDALDAEALTFKACSDLLMIAEEKTYLPQPRTFTPEILPEYGLRKRWISQSNVFIDLIPNSEDKTDTGISQQERNGSNFGVYIWDSQEILKENSDRFWIKLKNEGVDRILVSFDGHQIEQIRTGKLTASLFRFIENAQKNGILTELLLGEPSWIMPEKRSNLLNIIKTFENFEFDGLHLDIEPDQLKTLDDKERKIITGYVLDTLKDVLLISRWPLGISIHPRYFDEKTIGICLGCELETLGINEVSLMIYSSDIQKVSAKAGAVMKVYPLLRFSVAQSFEEIIPKQESHYNKGKTVFREDMEKLANSIKYSNFNSIIIQSWKDIIKESRK from the coding sequence ATGAAAAAAATACTTATTTTTTACTATATTTTGATCATTGTATTTATTCCTTCAGCCGTTTGCTTTTCCGCAAATCTTGAAGAGTTGGAAAAACGAATCGGTCTTTCTGACGATTCCCTGATACTTGATGCGGAATTATTGATGGGCATTTCTGCTAACGATAAAGCAACAGCAGACAGTGGGCTTAAAGTTTCCGGAGGGGTAGGGTACGGATGGAGCCGCGAACCGGAATCATTGACATCGTCTCAAATGATCTATTATGAAAAGCTATTTAGCAGGTTGGCTCTGACAATTCCTGTGTTAGGATCAAGATGGCAGGAACAGACGGGTATATTAAAAACCGGAAGAACAATACTTATACATAAGCATGCTGTCGAAATCTATAATAAAACTGCACTGGCTTCGTTAAGGAAGGAATATATAGATTTCTGGGTCTCCGGAAGGAAACTTGAACTTGCCCGTGCATTTCTGAAAGATGAAGGCTATGTTACATCAGTTTTAAAAGAAAGAATCAGACCCGGATTTCTTCTTAAGGCAGATTTTCAGGAATTCATAACTCCGTTTGACAGAGCGAGAAAGGAAGTTGCAAATTTAAAAAGGGTTATGAAAAAAGCTTGTTTAAGAATGAGCCGGCTGACAGGACTAAGTTTTGATCAATGTTTTATCGGGAGTCCGAATCTGCCTTGGCCTGAAATGGATATAGAAAAAATTGAGGAAAGAATCTGTGTTTATAATCCGGAAATTGAAATACTTGAGCAAATTGTTTCAAAGAATAATGAAATCCACAAAAAAACAGTATGGTCAGGATTTGAATCAAGTGTGGATCTTGCATATGCTCCCGCAAGGACTTTCCCCGGAGAATTCGGGGATGGGGCTTCTATCAGCTTTAATGTTAAAGCTCCGTTTGATGTTTTGGCCTCTAATCGTGCTGCAGAAAAAATAGCAGAGCTTGAAATAAGAAAATCAAGGTTATATATCCAGAAGATTAAAAATGAGATAATGGCTGATTACAAAGAATTCAAGTTGGCATATCATGCCTCGCTTGAAAATCTTAAATATGCGGATCAACGTCTTGCTTCAGCATATGAATGGCTAAGGGAAACTAAGCTGAGGCTGGAATACTCACGGGGAGAAGTTTTTGAAAAATATCTTCAGGCAAGATATAATTATTTTACTACAGCAATAGATGCACTTGATGCAGAAGCCTTAACATTCAAAGCATGTTCCGATCTTCTGATGATTGCAGAAGAAAAAACCTATCTGCCGCAGCCAAGAACTTTTACTCCTGAAATATTGCCGGAATACGGCTTAAGAAAAAGATGGATTTCACAGTCCAACGTTTTTATAGATTTGATACCAAACTCCGAAGACAAAACAGATACCGGGATATCTCAGCAGGAAAGAAATGGCAGCAACTTCGGAGTATATATCTGGGATAGCCAAGAAATTCTCAAAGAGAATTCTGACCGCTTCTGGATAAAATTAAAGAATGAGGGAGTAGACAGAATTCTTGTCTCTTTTGATGGGCATCAGATTGAACAGATCAGAACCGGAAAGCTAACTGCATCACTCTTCCGATTTATCGAAAATGCACAAAAAAACGGTATACTGACAGAGCTTCTTCTTGGTGAGCCTTCCTGGATTATGCCTGAAAAAAGAAGTAACCTGCTTAATATCATAAAGACATTTGAGAACTTTGAATTTGATGGTCTTCATCTTGATATTGAGCCTGATCAGCTTAAAACTCTTGATGATAAAGAGCGTAAAATCATAACCGGATATGTTTTGGATACCCTTAAAGATGTATTGTTAATAAGCAGATGGCCGCTTGGCATTTCAATTCATCCAAGATATTTTGATGAAAAAACAATAGGAATCTGTCTTGGATGTGAGCTTGAGACACTTGGTATAAACGAGGTCTCGCTAATGATATATTCATCAGACATCCAAAAAGTTTCAGCCAAAGCCGGGGCAGTAATGAAAGTATATCCGCTGCTCCGTTTCTCAGTTGCCCAAAGCTTTGAAGAAATTATTCCCAAGCAAGAAAGTCATTATAATAAAGGAAAAACAGTCTTCCGGGAAGACATGGAAAAACTCGCGAATTCTATCAAATATAGTAATTTTAACTCAATAATTATTCAGTCCTGGAAAGACATAATAAAAGAGAGCCGGAAATGA